The genomic window ACAGGGGAGCTTTTTGAGCTGCGTgtctcatgtcttcactattctttcATGCGCGGTGACGCACCTGGCTTCTCTgctgcctatcagctattcctatTTGTTCATGTGGATTCATATAGAAAATATATGCAGCTTTGAAGGCTTTTATGTGTGCCATGATTGCTAGTTAGCCTATTGTAGATCTGGACAAACAatccacctaccactattgtcgctatgaatggtggatagagagCAGGATAGACAGTTAGATTGGTTGACTATActgacctgtggtatagtaaTAGTGTGTTGAAAAGCGTAGGTCATAAGGgagtaccaaaacaccttgatataggggaggagcatgcaagcagatgaggacatttggctaggatggaagaaattatgtagtaaaacctgcaaaagaATGAATGTAAACCAAACCCCTTACATCTTCCTCTCATCTGCCCCTAGCTGAACATGAACCGGAACACCAGTGTGCATGTTCAACAGTGGGTCCGGTGGCCCCTGATGTCTCCCTAGTCTCCCACAGTGTATGGAGCAGTCCCCCACAGCCCACCCTCTCCCAACCCACCTCAGCCATGCAACCCAGGCCTCCTCACCCACCCTTGGGTACCCACAGCGCTGACACTGGGGTGTTCCTAGGGAGTCCTGGTACCGTAGGACCCCCCTCCCTTAGGGAGCTGCAGGTGACTGTCCCCGATGGACATTCACTTGGACAGGGCAGAAAGGGGGAGTTACACTGGGACTCTCGTCCACCTCCACCCACTGGAACTGAGTCAGACTCTGCACTCCATAAAACAGGCTCTAACCCCCCTTCTGCCACAGACCACCCTTTAGTGTCTTCCCCTCCCAGCCTAGTTGTCCTGGAGACTGTTGGCTCCAAGGACAAGGCTTTTTACTACCCCCAGACTGAAAGGGCGATGGAGGCTTCTGCAGACAAACCAGCAGGGAGAGGGGCAGCAGGTTCACCCCACGATCTCTTTGCTGTCCCTGGGGTCAAGCTGGTCACACCTGTCCCTTTCTTGTACAAGGTGATGGGCATCACCCTCAGTAGTGATGAGAGCACTGCCTATGTGTTGGCCAAGAGGTCACTGGACGCCAGGAACTATGGAATATTTCAGGATGGAGTTTCAACAGAGACCCCTCAACTAGAGGACACTACAAAAACATACCGAAGCACAGAGAGATATTCACATGACTGGAACCATCCGATTGGGAGCACTACGACTGAAGCATCTCCACATTTGAAGATGACAGAGGAGGAGCCAGACAAACTACACACCACTACAAAGGTCCTGGGCCAAATCAGGAAGACTGAGTCAAAACATACTAGGACATACTATGAGGAAGTCTTGAGCACAGGTAAATACTGTAGCATAGCACCCTGTTTGAACTACTTTATGTGTCCTCCTCCTGATTCAAAATACACACATTCACTTGCATAGAGATTTGGCTGTTTTCTCTGATATGTACCTGATATTTACCTGATACTTTAAAGAAAGTATTGGTAAGTATGTGGTACTACCAAATTatgcttttttaaattaattttaaGGAAACAAAGTAATGCATGTTGCTGTGTAATACCATTTCACCATGTAGAATAATCTTAAATACCATGCCATTTAAATACCATGCCATCATCCCTCAGATATCCTGTCAGAGAAGACAGATGTGGATGACGCTCCTATTTCAGAAAGGCCCAGTGAAGGCTCAGAGAAGAAATTCCAGAATGGGAAAACTGGTCATTACGATTCCAGCACCTACTACCAGACAGCCTTTATCATTGCAGCCGTGTGCAGCGGACTTCTCCTCATCACAACTCTATTCAGTGAGAAGAAGGTAAGAgggaacacacactgaacaaacaatTGTAGTGCCCAACTAAGCTGTCAGAGACAACTAGTTTACATCTGCCTCCACATGTGGGGATTAACCCTGCTAACCAATCCCACTCTAATTCCTACATAGTAGTAtaattgaatatttttttcatttctcaGAGACTCCGAGCCCTTCTTCACAGTGCCAACATAATTGAAAACCAGAGGTAAAAAACTATATTTCATATTATCCTTAAATGTCATGGTGGTAAAAACAGAAAACTGAAAAGACAGTGTAGTCCTTTGAAGGCTATTTACATTAATCAGGGCGGCACTATTGCTAGGCAACAACCACAACACAAACATTCAGACATGGTGATGGTGCAGTCAACAGTGACAGAAATCGTCAGGCAATGAACTCATGGTTTTGGCTCAAGATGATCATCTGCAACTTATACTCAACTCCAACTCAGAGTGATATTGATTTTTACTCAAACCTTCTCTGGAAATCAAAATCTATAAATAGGCTAACGTTTATTGGTACGTTCAGTCCTAGTGATCTGATGTCTTCCACGTGTTCAGATGAATTCAttcatttaacctgtctgggctagggggcagtattgagaattttggaaaaatatgttcccatttttaactgcctcctacaccaactcagaagctagaatatgcatattattgttcaggtttggatagaaaacactctgaattttctaaaactgtttgaatggtgtctgtgagtataacagaactcctatggcaggcaaaaacctgacaaggtttcaagcaggaagtaccctgtctgacaaggagtcgtgcgtcttgcatctttttattgaaaagtaaggatcttagctgtaacgtgacaattcccagggctccaataggctctcagagcccgcgaaataactgaaggtttacgagggagcctcaggttgaaacatattatcgccttttgtaagtggatgctccgaggacctttgaatgatgcgcgtgcatgagtcgcttctgaggagaaattttattcggctgtttaggctcaatgcatactcccggtcggaatattatcacttctctacgacataaatggcataaaaattggttttaaacagcggttgacatgcttcgaagtacggtaatggaatatttagacatttttgacacgccaatgcgccatgcgcgaaaccgggaagaagcattctagaactcacgaacaaaacgtcgctgtttggatataacgatggattatttgggaccaaaccaacatttgttattgaagtagaagtcctggcagtgtattctgatgaagaacaagcaaggtaagaacatttttcttataggaaatgtgattttggtggatgctgacctgggtgggtatctaaatagctagccctgtaatgccgggctatgtacttagattattgcaaaatgtgcttcatccgaaaagctattttaaaatcggacatatcgagtgcatagaggagtaatgtatctataattcttaaaataattgttatgctttttgtgaacgtttatcgtgagtaatttagcaaactgttagtaaattcaacggaagtttgccgggggttatgcgttttctgaacgtcacatgctaatgcaaaaagctgttttttgatataaatatgaacttgattgaacagacatgcatgtattgtataacacaatgtcctaggtgtgtcatctgatgaagatcatcaaaggttagtgctgcatttagctgtggtttgggtttatgtgacatgatatgctagcttgaaaaatggctgtctgattttttctggctgggcactctgctgacataatctaatgttttgctttcgttgtaaagcctttttgaaatcggacagtggggttagattaacgagattcttgtctttaaatagctgtaaaatagtcatatgtttgagaaattgaagtaatagtatttctaacgattcaaaaatcgcgccactggaatatcagtagctgttacgtaggtgggacgaaatcgtcccacataccccagacaggttaaataaatgtattgttgATTCATTTATTCATATAAAACTGCAGCAACTGTCTGTTCTGTTTAACTTAAGTAGCCTATATTTACACAACGATCACATGCTACCTCACCCTCACAATGCCATTGACTAGTCTTCACTAAAACCTAAcccattgtgttgtgttacagcctgaattcaaaatgaattataTAGAtttgttttctcacccatctactcacaataccccataaagacaaagtgaaCATGTtgggaaaatgaaatacagaaatatctcatttacataagtagtcaatacatgttagaatcacctttagcagtgattacagctgtgagtctttctgggtaagtctctaagagctttgcacacctggattgtacaatatttgcacattattcttgaaaaaagtcttcaagctctgtcaagttggttgtttcaagtcttgccatggaTTTTCAAGCTgatctaggccactcaggaacattcaatggcATCTTGTTAATATacactccagtgtatatttggccttgtgctttaggttattgttctactgaaaggtgaattcatctcccagtgtgtgttggaaagcagactgaaccaggttttctttgaggattttgcatgtgcttagctctattcctttatttttttattaaaaactcAAGGACAttgctttgtattcagaacataaaGTTTATTTctatgccacattttttgcagttttacttaaaatataaaaaaacatgcatcttgtttgcattAAGGCaatattctgtacaggtttccttcttttcactttgtaatttaggttagtattgtggagtaatgacaatgttgttgatccatcctcagttttctcctatcacagccattaaactttgtaactgttttaacctgttgaggatcttatcccgatcttatcccggtattgggattcattgtcatgtgaccatggcggggaattcaaaactgcaagaataatcatttcaaataatcaaataatcaactattttcctccatttgaaagatatatctcctaaatctaaccacgctgtccgattttcagaggctttacggagaatgcataaagttaggttatgttaggagagtacattgacaatagctgtgtgtaatgtttagccaattcaaagaagggcatcaacagacagaaaactagctagaattatgcacttacctttgacaatctgcatcagatgacactcataggacattatgttatacaatacatgcatttttagttccatcaagttcatatttatatccaaaaacagcatttacagtcacggtgaaattcagaattttttccggctcgaatgctcccagtgaatccagcattacaaatcacggaattactattcgaaaacattggtaaattataatattgtcattcaaagaataatatattatcatctcgtaattgctaccgaatggccagatctcaaaataactttacatttgcctcatggtgaaatccctgagcggtttccttcctctccgcaACTGAATTAGAAAGGatgcttgtatctttgtagtgactgggtgtattgatacatcatccaaagtgtaattaataatttcaccatgctcaaagggatattcactgACTGCTTTTTTTAGTTGTAAACCCATCTACCAGTACAGTAGGTGCCCGTCTttatgaggcattggaaaacatccctggtctttgtggttgaatctgtgcttgaaattccctgctcgactgagggaccttacagtttacatttacatttacgtcatttagcagacattcttatccagagcgacttacaaattgtatgtgtggggtacagagatgaggtagtcattaaaaaatcatgttaaacatgaTTACTAatcacagagtccatgcaacttattatgtaacttggtaagcacatttttactcctgaaattatttaggcttgccataataaagGGGTTTCATACTTatagactcaagacattttagctttttattttttattaatttgtaaaaaacataatttcactttgacattatggggtattttgtgtagaccagtgacacaaaatctaaatttaatccatttaaattcaggctgtaacacaacaaaatgtggaaaaagtaaagaggtgtgaataatatctgaaggcactgtaacatgTTCCACAGGGCATGCCGCAGCATTAAGGACATTGAGCTGCAGTATTATAAAGCCAAGGATTGAGAGATCTGGTAAGAGCCACTAACATTCCTTTCCACTTCTTCAGCAAGAATGAATGCTAAATTATTTATTGAGTCATTAGAAAACATCCTTCATTCCTATCCAAGCACTTCAGATGGCAAGGGTTTGGTATGTTCTTTTTAATGCCCCATATGGGACTAATGCACCCCTATTGAGATCTGAGGGAAACAGTTTAAGATGCTTGAATTCCAGGGGAGTACACTGATGCCCTCAAATCATGACATGGTATATCATTCACACAATGACTAAGAagttagactctctctctctctctctctaggattgGTTTCAACTGCCAGTAAGAGCCCAATAACCACGTCATTTGTCAATCAAGTAGAAGACATGGACATTTGGCGGAACTATTTTACTCGTGTCACTCTTTTGTATATAAATATCTAACAATATCTAAAGTAATCTATTTTTATACAAATTAAGTTTATTATTGCTTGAAATAttgctggattttttttttacagagaaTCTTATGCTATTAAAGTTATACAATATTGGCCTGCTtccaatttattttttattttttaaaggttTGAGTGAATTTGTCGCTCATAGACTATTTGGACGGTGTCATGTGCAACAGAATTTGGATCTTCCATGAAATAGTGGGGACCAATCAATCCTCCAAGGACTCTTCATCACGGCAGGGGTTAGCGACTTCACCTAATCCTGATGCTTTTTCACTGACACTGCCCTACCATCAAACATCTCCAAGCGTGAATGATAGATCCTCACAGTGAATTGCACAGTTCAAGAGGGGAAGAACCTCGTTTTTTATTACATCGGCATCTGTGTTTGGATGTGTCTCCCAAGTCAACATCAAACTTAAGAAAGTTTGTGACTGAAGTATTCCCATGACATTGTTGAATGGAGTTGGGTTCTTGAGCCAAAGTAATACCAGGTGGCATTACCTCAAGCTGACAGAGGATGTATCTTTGGggataaataaattaaatagaaAAAAACCCACAATGTTTTTAGTGAATCCATAAATAAAATGATACATCATACTGGATTAATTTGCATTTAAACATTACTCTGTTTTGTCCCTTTCAAATTATGACAATGATTTAAACCTGTCTCTCATGCCATGTTGTGCTGATACCAATGAGAATGTATGACAATCTCCAGCAGTTTGTAAACCTATTAGAGCGCTCCATTCCATACAGTGAATCATGTCCATATACAAAGGAATGTGTTGTAGTCATGTGGCTTGAGGGTTTTTATAAATCACAAAAGTTGAACATGTTGAACATTTGTATGTTGGTCCCTTTCAATTGCTGAATTGTGAAGTAAGAGAATGCAATTGAAGTGCTGTTAATTGATGAATTTGCCGAGAACCTTCAACTAGCACTACACAATTAAAGAGAAACTGCAATTCCATTTTCAGTTTGTTACCTAAATTATGAAATGTTTCAACATGACTTGTGCCCTGTAATAAGTGCAATTGAACATCTTGACAGTGCTAACCCATATGAGTCACCCTTGGATTATGCTGTATTTCGGATAAATTGTGTTGATTCAATGCAATGTATTAGATAATGTTAAGCCCCAGGATCATTTATGTATTACTTTAATACtgtatacaataataataataataataatacaaataataatgaagATTGACATGGAACTATTAAATATTTTGACTCATGTACAATTGCAGTAAATAGAAGTTGAGGTGTTgtctgttcatattggtctttgcTTAGGCCACGATTCAATCCAAAAAGGTATTAGAGCCATGTTATAGTGCATTTGACGTAAAGGTAATCCGATTGAGCTGAcatctgcagcgtttaccgtCAATGCAATCTCAGCAAAAGTGGGGACATTGCCTTTGAAAGCTGCATTGTCTTTAGATTTAGGAAcataatttgatcaccctgttgtatAATAATTTTCAGGaaattgcaggaaatgtaaaacttgtagtgttttTGATATTTAAAAaggtttctgaagtttgtaatttccactttgaaatgtcagattTGATTTTCCcttaaaaatgtatcaacccctacaaaaatgtccattaattataatccacattataaTTGACATGTCCTGTTACTGTAGCAAAGTGGCtcatattaagatcctacatctatataTGCGTGAACTGCTTGAAGCCTTTGTGTCTAAATGCAGAAAGAACAATATATTAAAGGAATCCTCAATAAAATTGGACTGGAATGAATCCCTGGTTTTGCCTGTTATTGTGATGATTCTGTTCAGTTCGTTATTGCTTTGATGTCTTGGATCCTATGAAAATGTCACCAAGGTGTAAGATGacttcagtaaaaataaaaaataaagaaaatatagCAAGTACCCTTTTTGGAGCAGACGTTGGCTGAAATAGATGTGtatttaggtatttgtatttgaaaatcctattttctgtgtatttgtcacgtcctgaccagtaataggggttatttgttattgtagtttggtcaggacgtggcagggggtatttgttttatgtgattcgggggttatgtgtatgtagaggggtgttttatttatgtgttccggggttttggtgtatgttcttgttttggtattctagggttttctagtttgtatatttctttgttggtctgtgtggctctcgatcaggaacagctgtacatcattgttcctgattgagagtcatatataaggagcttgttttcacctggttgtttgtgggtagttgtattttgcaccgCTGTTAttattagcctgtgaaactgtcggtctttgtttcttatttttgtgttcactttaattaaataaaataataataataatgatgaggaGCACGCAACCTGCTatgccttggtcccattctctcttcaACAACAGccatgacagaactacccaccaaacacggaccaagcagcggaggaaggagcaacgggTGGACTGTcgtgagtcatggacttgggaggagattctggccggagagggcccatggaggaagtctggtgaggaccgggaatgCTACTGGGGAACACGGCTGTCGAGGAAGCCAGAGAGGCACCCcctaataatttttttgggggggcacacaggtagtttggctgggccaagggtgagccctaagccagctccccgtggtTATTATGGGGAACGTATGAAGTGGAGAGCACCGAGGTATGCtgaagtgcgcacaatctcgcccatacgcacgcacagtccggtgcgagtgatcccagcccctctcaagtgccatgctagagtgggcatccagcctggtaggaggatgcctgcgcagcgcatctggtcaccggtgcgcctcctaggtccaggctaccctacgcccgctctacgcacggtaaccatcaggcccctgcacagcccagatCGCCCtataccagcactccgctcgttcAGGGCTACTAGttctatccagccaggacgggttgtgcaggaggtgcgatcgagaccgccagtgcgtctccacggcccggtatatccagtacaagcaccacgcaccaggcctccagtacgtcagcccagtccaactcagcctgttcccgctcctcgccttaaagtgcgtgtctccagtctggtagctccactaccagccccacgcattaggcttccagtgcgtcagctcagtctCGAGCTTCCAacgacagtgtccagtccagagtgtccggcaacagtgtccagtccagaacCGAATGGGACAGactacggtccggaaccgagtgagtctgcctacggtccggaaccggattatttgttattgtagtttggtcaggacgtggcagagggtatttgttttatgtggttcgggggttatgtgtatgtagaggggtgttttatttatgtgttccggggttttggtgtatgttcttgttttggtattctggttttttttagtttgtatatttctttgttggtctgtgtggctctcgatcaggaacagctgtacatcgttgttcctgattgagataTATAtaagggagcttgttttcacctggttgtttatgggtagttgtattttgcactgctgttattatagcctgtgaaactgttgGTCTGTCATTCTTTGTTTCTTGTTTTCGTGTTCACTTTAATTAAATCAaataataatgatgagcacgcaacccgctgcgccttggtccccttctctcttcaacgacggccgtgacagtatttgagtattttcaaataaacaaGCCAATACAACGACTTCTTTAAGAAGTATTTCATCCAACACATACTTGAAACCAAATATTCTACCAGATTTATAAAACAAAGATCATTGTGACTCGGACTCCTCTTTTACATAATAATAGAAGGTTTAACTATAACAGTATTTGACTTCACATTAAATTGACCATGATATTGCCCTGGGGTATGTTTCACAGGTGTTATTTGGCAGTAGTTCTGGGAAAGGATAATGTTGTGTGATATCTCCCCAGGCATGTTCATGAGGATGCCAGTTTGTGTCAGTTTGAGGTGTTTGGTGCAGAGTGACAGTAGAGAATTAAGATGGTGTCTCACTGCCCTTGTAGCTGATGTACAGAAGAGCCAAATAATCTTTCCATAGCTGACAGGGTAGGACCTACTGTACACAGCAGTTCTTCTCTCCACGATCAGCCCCTAAAACGCTCCAACACTCCTAAAATACCCCTGACTAATCCCTTACCAACCCAACCAGCACAAACTCAGAGGAACAtgacttaaaggggcagtgcagtcaaactagattttcacagatttttACTGATATTTCCACTCTGTGGTTGAAATAACACTCTGAAATAATAACAATTATGATAATGCTCTTTTTTGTAAACGCTgtctggaaaaaaaaaaaatgcctggaatttcagcctgttcaggtgggatggagtGTTTGGCCCAGATCATGACATCCTGAACTGATTGGAATAATAATcatttatttgcatatgtatccTCCTACTTTGAAGGGATAAGCGGGGTAGACTCGAGTCTAGACGATCCTATCCGCCAACCAAGGCTGTGGATGTAAATATATTTCAATGTATATCAATACGCCCACACTATCAAgtttcaaggtaagacccaggtgcagacaacgttgaagtaacaaaagttgATTAAATCGAACACGGGCAGTCAAAGTTACAAGACGGCAGGCAGGTTCAgagtcaggtcaggcagaggtcggtaatccagagtagcggggcagaggtacaggacggcagacagCTTCAGGGcgggcagaggtcagtaatccagagtagtggggcaaaggtacggGACGATAGGCAGACACAGGGTCAGGGGAGGCAggaaggtcaaaaccgggaaaacaggCACAATCGACAGgccaggagcaaggggaaaaccgctggtaggtaTGACTGAACAAAattaactggcaacagacaaacagaacacaggtataaatacacaggggataatggggaagatgtgcaacatctggagggggtggagacaatcacaaagacaggtgtaacagatcagggtgtgacacatcatcagactgagcatttcattGGCAAAAGGAGGCTCAGGTAAATAAATGATTACAAATATGTTTGGAGTTATTTTCATAAAATAaacacacagtgatttattagacatacTGCACAGTGATGACATAAAATTAAAAAGACAACATGGGAGCTACATGTTGGGGCtatggggcagtatttgcacggccggataaaaaacgtacccgatttaaactggttactactcttgcccagaaacgagaatgtttctggtggctttagagagcctatggaagcctaAGAAAGtttcacgtaacagcacagatgctgtaatttcgatagagatgcaacagaaggacaacaaattgtcagacagggcacttcctgcatggaatcttctcaggttttggcctgccatatgagttctgttatactcacagactccattcaaacagttttagaaactttagggtgttttctatccaaatctactaattatatgcatattctactttctgggcaggagtagtaaccagattaaattgggtatgttttttttccggccgtgaaaatactgccccctatcccaaatatATTCTCACTTTATGacatttagcttgtttgattgccttgtagagtgaataactacactatttatattctgccatattacgagtcaccttgtcatggttaaatgcggtagttcgcactttcagttttgcgcgaatgctactatctatccacggtttctggttagggtaggttttaatagtcacagtgggtactacatctcctatacacttccttataaactcagtcaccgtatcggTGTATGAGTGTAGATTATTTTTgcaagctacccggaacatatcccagtccacatgatcaaaacaatcctgaagtgaggattccaattggtcagaccagcgttgaatagtttgaagcacgggtacttcctgtttgagtttctgcctataggacgggaggcgcaagatggagtcatggtcagatttgccgaaaggagggcgggggagggccttgtaagcattCCGGAAGTTTGAATAGCAATGGTCAAGAGTCTTAGCAGCACGAGTAGTAcagtcaatatgttgatagaacttcggcagcCTAGTCCTCAGATTTGTTTTgtaaaaatccccagctacaataaatgcagcctcaggaaaTGTGGTTtctagtttgcataaagtccagtgaagttattTGAGAGCTGTCGAGGTATCGGCTTGAGGTGGGATGTAAACGGCCATGGCAATGACAGAGGATAattatcttgggagataatatggtctgcatttaattgtgaggtattctaggtcgggtggaCAAAATGACTTGAATTCCTGTATGTTCctagaattacaccatgagtcgttaatcatgaaacacaaCCCTCCGCACTTctgcttcccggagagatatGCATTCCTGTCAGCGCAATGTACT from Salmo trutta chromosome 16, fSalTru1.1, whole genome shotgun sequence includes these protein-coding regions:
- the LOC115150302 gene encoding uncharacterized protein LOC115150302, translating into MNTHKPAHKAKARHLCFVVLLCFPLAWAGVPGPCRHSVTKGHLLNLNRLIDNQLENGCSITYAFTELQSLSEVCYVKATFPQILELLNTNFNYVMKSDNGRYVKSLKKVIYNLYSHNCIPEINEEIEDNPVKFVRAHSTSPREALRKARGVIEMYMTLMTKSNGPVDWNCEEEYAEDYPESATALPTPTKAEHEPEHQCACSTVGPVAPDVSLVSHSVWSSPPQPTLSQPTSAMQPRPPHPPLGTHSADTGVFLGSPGTVGPPSLRELQVTVPDGHSLGQGRKGELHWDSRPPPPTGTESDSALHKTGSNPPSATDHPLVSSPPSLVVLETVGSKDKAFYYPQTERAMEASADKPAGRGAAGSPHDLFAVPGVKLVTPVPFLYKVMGITLSSDESTAYVLAKRSLDARNYGIFQDGVSTETPQLEDTTKTYRSTERYSHDWNHPIGSTTTEASPHLKMTEEEPDKLHTTTKVLGQIRKTESKHTRTYYEEVLSTDILSEKTDVDDAPISERPSEGSEKKFQNGKTGHYDSSTYYQTAFIIAAVCSGLLLITTLFSEKKRLRALLHSANIIENQRACRSIKDIELQYYKAKD